The proteins below come from a single Sorghum bicolor cultivar BTx623 chromosome 4, Sorghum_bicolor_NCBIv3, whole genome shotgun sequence genomic window:
- the LOC8076141 gene encoding fasciclin-like arabinogalactan protein 3, with amino-acid sequence MAPFLHLLLVLLAVLLPVPIPSLGAGYGEGADTIDITKILAGFPEFSSFSAMLNETSVAAAIKSRDKVTVLAPNNTAVAVAFGGLPKIPRSFLADLLALHVVLDYIDEPTLGALKRGRIGQGSVVTTLLQAMRAVPRGTGFLRVFSGPDGRATISSAAPAGQRNATVDRVVAAEPYSLAVLQVSGFVVPPGVRVPKPFPPPRASPPGVRGAPKPFPPPMARHMAAPPGRAPAAAPGPHHEPFIGSGPLVPSPIRPMPTPSLTNGPPAAPGTGVIPIPTHGGMASKVPSAAGAGRSAATWWTGVAVALGIMTCLNLHL; translated from the coding sequence ATGGCGCCcttcctccacctcctcctcgtcctgctCGCCGTCCTCCTCCCCGTGCCGATACCCAGCCTCGGCGCCGGCTACGGGGAGGGCGCGGACACCATCGACATCACCAAGATCCTCGCGGGCTTCCCGGAGTTCAGCAGCTTCAGCGCCATGCTCAACGAGACCAGCGTCGCGGCCGCCATCAAGAGCCGCGACAAGGTCACCGTGCTCGCGCCCAACAACACCGCCGTCGCCGTGGCGTTCGGCGGCCTCCCCAAGATCCCGCGCTCGTTCCTGGCGGACCTCCTCGCGCTCCACGTCGTGCTCGACTACATCGACGAGCCCACGCTGGGCGCGCTCAAGCGCGGCCGCATTGGCCAGGGCTCCGTGGTCACCACGCTGCTGCAGGCCATGCGCGCCGTTCCGCGGGGCACCGGCTTCCTCCGCGTCTTCTCCGGGCCCGACGGCCGTGCCACCATCTCCTCCGCCGCGCCAGCGGGCCAGCGGAACGCCACCGTCGATAGGGTGGTCGCCGCGGAGCCGTACAGCCTCGCCGTGCTGCAGGTCAGCGGCTTCGTCGTCCCACCGGGCGTCAGAGTCCCCAAGCCGTTTCCGCCACCAAGGGCGAGCCCACCGGGCGTCAGAGGCGCGCCGAAGCCATTTCCACCACCAATGGCGAGGCACATGGCAGCGCCACCAGGCCGTGCGCCGGCGGCTGCGCCTGGACCCCACCATGAACCCTTCATTGGTTCCGGCCCGCTGGTTCCGTCCCCGATCAGGCCGATGCCTACACCAAGCCTCACAAATGGTCCACCGGCGGCGCCAGGGACAGGTGTCATTCCGATACCTACGCACGGCGGCATGGCATCGAAGGTTCCATCGGCCGCCGGAGCAGGACGAAGTGCGGCGACCTGGTGGACTGGAGTAGCTGTGGCGCTCGGTATCATGACATGCCTGAATTTGCATTTGTAA
- the LOC8079391 gene encoding probable 4-coumarate--CoA ligase 3, whose product MGSVDTAVAVPVPVPEPEAEEKAAVVFRSKLPDIEINNSQSLQTYCFGKMSEVADRACLIDGQTGASYTYAEVESLSRRAASGLRAMGVGKGDVVMNLLRNCPEFAFTFLGAARLGAATTTANPFYTPHEIHRQAEAAGAKVIVTEACAVEKVREFAAGRGVPVVTVDGRFDGCVEFAEVIAAEELDADADVHPDDVVALPYSSGTTGLPKGVMLTHRSLITSVAQQVDGENPNLYFSKDDVVLCLLPLFHIYSLNSVLLAGLRAGSTIVIMRKFDLGALVDLVRKHGITIAPFVPPIVVEIAKSPRVTADDLASIRMVMSGAAPMGKELQDAFMTKIPNAVLGQGYGMTEAGPVLAMCLAFAKEPFQVKSGSCGTVVRNAELKVVDPDTGAALGRNQPGEICIRGEQIMKGYLNDLESTKNTIDKDGWLHTGDIGYVDDDDEIFIVDRLKEIIKYKGFQVPPAELEALLITHPEIKDAAVVSMKDDLAGEIPVAFIVRTEGSEVTEDEIKQFVAKEVVFYKKIHKVFFTESIPKNPSGKILRKDLRARLAAGVH is encoded by the exons ATGGGTTCCGTGGACACGGCGGTCGCGGTGCCGGTGCCAGTGCCGGAGCCGGAGGCAGAGGAGAAGGCGGCGGTGGTGTTCCGTTCCAAGCTTCCCGACATCGAGATCAACAACAGCCAGTCGCTGCAGACCTACTGCTTCGGGAAGATGAGCGAGGTGGCGGACCGCGCCTGCCTCATCGACGGGCAGACGGGGGCGTCGTACACGTACGCGGAGGTGGAGTCTCTGTCCCGTCGCGCCGCGTCGGGGCTCCGCGCCATGGGCGTGGGCAAGGGCGACGTGGTGATGAACCTGCTCCGCAACTGCCCCGAGTTCGCCTTCACCTTCCTCGGCGCGGCGCGGCTgggcgccgccaccaccacggcCAACCCGTTCTACACCCCGCACGAGATCCACCGCCAGGCGGAGGCGGCGGGCGCCAAGGTCATCGTCACCGAGGCCTGCGCCGTGGAGAAGGTGCGCGAGTTCGCGGCGGGGAGGGGCGTCCCCGTCGTCACCGTCGACGGCCGCTTCGACGGCTGCGTGGAGTTCGCCGAGGTGATCGCGGCCGAGGAgctcgacgccgacgccgacgtccACCCCGACGACGTCGTCGCGCTGCCTTACTCCTCCGGCACCACCGGTCTCCCCAAGGGCGTCATGCTCACCCACCGCAGCCTCATCACCAGCGTCGCGCAGCAG GTGGATGGCGAGAACCCGAACCTGTACTTCAGCAAGGACGACGTGGTGCTCTGCCTGCTGCCGCTGTTCCACATCTACTCGCTCAACTCGGTGCTGCTGGCGGGGCTGCGCGCGGGGTCCACCATCGTGATCATGCGCAAGTTCGACCTGGGCGCGCTGGTGGACCTGGTGCGCAAGCACGGCATCACCATCGCGCCCTTCGTGCCGCCCATCGTGGTGGAGATCGCCAAGAGCCCGCGCGTGACCGCCGACGACCTGGCCTCCATCCGCATGGTCATGTCCGGCGCCGCGCCCATGGGGAAGGAGCTCCAGGACGCCTTCATGACCAAGATCCCCAACGCCGTGCTCGGGCAAGGGTACGGGATGACGGAGGCAGGGCCCGTGCTGGCGATGTGCCTGGCGTTCGCCAAGGAGCCGTTCCAGGTCAAGTCCGGGTCGTGCGGCACCGTGGTGCGGAACGCGGAGCTGAAAGTCGTCGACCCCGACACCGGCGCCGCCCTCGGCCGGAACCAGCCCGGCGAGATCTGCATCCGCGGCGAGCAGATCATGAAAG GTTACCTGAACGACCTTGAGTCGACAAAGAACACCATCGACAAGGACGGCTGGCTGCACACCGGCGACATCGGCtatgtcgacgacgacgacgagatcTTCATCGTCGACAGGCTCAAGGAGATCATCAAGTACAAGGGGTTCCAGGTGCCGCCGGCCGAGCTCGAGGCGCTCCTCATCACGCACCCGGAGATCAAGGACGCCGCCGTCGTGTC AATGAAGGATGATCTTGCTGGTGAAATCCCGGTCGCCTTCATCGTGCGGACCGAAGGCTCTGAAGTCACCGAGGATGAGATCAAGCAATTTGTCGCCAAGGAG GTGGTTTTCTACAAGAAGATCCACAAGGTTTTCTTCACTGAATCCATCCCCAAGAACCCGTCCGGCAAGATCCTAAGGAAGGACTTGAGAGCCAGGCTCGCCGCCGGTGTTCACTGA
- the LOC8077206 gene encoding F-box/FBD/LRR-repeat protein At1g13570 isoform X1: protein MVRNSEQHLHGAVAKRRKVARNSLCNLPMDILSTILSLLPINDAVRTSVLSRKLKHVWRSHTNLNFDTGTMRKGYFRPSKGYYSGLKDNEFVTRVDTVVQQHNGTGVEHMKIRFRLHSKHADHIDSWVSVAIASKTKEFVINLSGGSRGIFFLRGGRIRRMVGEEPYSFPSQFFSPNNCSHLRCLELWSVSLQLPSDFKGCLNLKSLTLVDVSITDEDVQCILSTCNLLEFLEISYCSMVTSIRMLHPLDRLMHLVVDICRKLQEIELNCSLTTFQYSGRTVPLKFASTSRLTNINVVFLTDQSALSYMVTGFPSTSPRLETLTLYCYEHERTLVPEGPFKFTCLRDLRLDLVFAGKGTRNVDVLDYAYLLEIAPFMEKMELRMWIRWHHQPYCKEDGELRIGLPHQHAHLKYVRISGFFGHKDQVELALHILGSCMVLEKMVITPKLEISTSHFQLSVSEYKQHYVDGHRVATEFVCKADHRNVVNVVKVRTEKLRFIPPGPRDGEDLKRRAVALTTT from the exons ATGGTGAGGAATTCAGAACAACACCTGCATGGGGCAGTTGCTAAGAGAAGAAAAGTAGCAAGAAATTCACTTTGCAACCTCCCGATG GATATTTTATCAACGATCTTGTCGCTGTTGCCAATAAATGATGCTGTAAGGACAAGTGTATTGTCAAGAAAATTGAAGCATGTTTGGCGTAGCCACACCAACCTAAATTTTGATACAGGTACAATGAGGAAAGGTTATTTCAGGCCCTCAAAAGGTTATTATTCAGGCCTCAAGGATAATGAATTTGTTACAAGGGTTGATACAGTCGTTCAGCAGCACAATGGAACAGGGGTTGAACATATGAAAATTAGGTTTCGCTTGCACAGTAAGCATGCAGATCATATTGATAGCTGGGTTAGCGTTGCCATCGCGTCGAAAACAAAGGAATTTGTTATTAATTTATCAGGTGGGTCTAGGGGTATATTTTTCCTTCGGGGTGGGCGGATAAGGCGGATGGTAGGAGAAGAACCATATAGTTTTCCTTCACAGTTTTTCAGCCCCAACAATTGTTCGCACTTGCGGTGTCTGGAGCTTTGGAGTGTGTCTTTGCAGCTGCCTTCTGATTTCAAAGGATGCCTGAACCTCAAGAGTCTTACCTTAGTGGATGTGAGTATCACAGATGAAGATGTTCAGTGTATACTATCTACATGCAATCTTCTGGAGTTTCTTGAGATTTCCTATTGTAGCATGGTTACTAGCATACGAATGCTTCATCCATTGGACCGGCTTATGCATTTGGTAGTGGATATCTGCCGAAAACTGCAAGAAATTGAGCTCAACTGTAGCCTAACAACATTCCAGTACAGTGGCCGCACGGTTCCATTGAAATTTGCTTCAACATCCAGGCTGACAAATATTAATGTTGTGTTCTTGACTGACCAATCTGCCCTTTCCTACATGGTCACTGGTTTCCCAAGTACTTCGCCAAGGCTCGAGACTCTGACCTTATATTGTTATGAGCATGAG AGAACACTTGTACCTGAAGGGCCTTTCAAATTTACTTGTCTACGGGATTTGAGGTTGGATTTAGTTTTCGCTGGCAAAGGAACCAGAAATGTCGATGTCCTTGATTACGCTTATCTCCTGGAGATTGCTCCTTTCATGGAAAAAATGGAGTTGCGT ATGTGGATACGGTGGCACCATCAACCATATTGCAAAGAAGACGGAGAGCTAAGGATTGGTCTCCCACACCAGCACGCCCATCTCAAATATGTTCGTATCAGTGGCTTTTTTGGCCACAAAGACCAGGTGGAGCTGGCACTTCACATCCTTGGCAGTTGCATGGTGCTCGAGAAGATGGTGATCACCCCAAAGCTAGAAATATCAACTAGCCATTTTCAATTATCGGTCTCTGAATATAAGCAGCATTACGTGGATGGCCATCGGGTCGCCACTGAATTTGTCTGCAAAGCAGATCATCGCAATGTTGTTAATGTGGTAAAGGTGCGTACTGAGAAGCTGAGATTCATACCACCTGGCCCCCGTGACGGCGAGGATCTGAAGAGGAGGGCTGTCGCGCTGACGACGACATAG
- the LOC8077205 gene encoding probable small nuclear ribonucleoprotein F, whose product MATVPVNPKPFLNNLTGKFVIVKLKWGMEYKGYLASVDSYMNLQLANTEEYIDGQFSGNLGEILIRCNNVLYLRGVPEDAEIQDAE is encoded by the exons ATGGCG ACTGTGCCAGTTAACCCAAAACCTTTCCTGAACAACCTGACAGGGAAGTTTGTAATTGTCAAACTCAAGTGGGGTATGGAGTACAAAG GTTATCTTGCTTCGGTGGACTCCTATATGAACCTCCAG CTTGCCAACACTGAGGAGTACATTGATGGGCAATTCTCTGGAAACCTGGGAGAGATTCTGATCAG GTGCAACAACGTTTTGTATCTCCGAGGCGTTCCAGAGGATGCAGAGATACAGGATGCAGAATGA
- the LOC8076140 gene encoding squamosa promoter-binding-like protein 5 produces the protein MMNTNAMSPTSTTDVDFSFGPMQSYVGFDAGGMAMPGVIERPLLQNHHHNNNHNLGVYDSFDFAAAAGLPFQESGLLPPTSSMPLMAPPTTSMAAMAAMPPSLLLTLPGVPTAADVVYPFGGGGAGGGFLKREDGCGGGPLVDAGGSGGRIGLNLGRRTYFSPADVLAVDRLLTRSRLGGGVGVGMGMGLGMGVLGLGLGAAHHHHQPPKCQAEGCKADLSAAKHYHRRHKVCEYHAKAGSVAAAGKQQRFCQQCSRFHVLAEFDEAKRSCRKRLTEHNRRRRKPISAQGKDSSPPPPPPKKADTCITTSYSNDLKTGASNTAAAKSTAISPNGSGVSCLDVMDNGQTSSAAAAVVAPTALSLAATPPPLHEKDGSLDSMLLMQRLQGRRDNDDDEEHRHFITSLVMQTQQQQQQHSGGGAGAGNILSCSSVSDQQQNGGGCNGFFEVDFI, from the exons ATGATGAACACCAACGCGATGTCGCCAACAAGTACGACCGACGTCGACTTCTCCTTCGGCCCCATGCAGTCCTACGTCGGCTTCGACGCCGGCGGCATGGCCATGCCAGGCGTCATCGAGAGGCCACTGCTCCAGAACCACCACCACAACAACAACCACAACCTAGGAGTATACGACAGCTTCGACTTCGCGGCGGCCGCGGGGTTACCGTTCCAAGAATCTGGTCTCCTGCCGCCCACAAGCAGCATGCCGCTGATGGCGCCGCCGACGACAAGCATGGCCGCCATGGCAGCAATGCCGCCGTCGCTGCTGCTGACGCTCCCGGGCGTGCCGACGGCGGCGGATGTCGTCTACcccttcggcggcggcggcgcgggaggAGGGTTCCTGAAGCGGGAggacggctgcggcggcgggccCCTCGTGGACGCTGGCGGCAGCGGCGGGAGGATCGGCCTGAACCTCGGACGCCGCACCTACTTCTCCCCCGCGGACGTGCTCGCCGTCGACCGGCTGCTGACGCGGtcgcggctcggcggcggcgtgggcGTGGGCATGGGCATGGGACTCGGCATGGGCGTGCTGGGGCTCGGGCTCGGCGccgcccaccaccaccaccagccgcCGAAGTGCCAGGCCGAGGGCTGCAAGGCCGACCTCTCCGCCGCCAAGCACTACCACCGCCGCCACAAGGTCTGCGAGTACCACGCCAAGGCCGgctccgtcgccgccgccggcaagCAGCAGCGCTTCTGCCAGCAATGCAGCAG GTTTCACGTGCTTGCTGAGTTTGACGAGGCCAAGAGGAGTTGCCGGAAGCGGCTCACCGAGCACAACCGCCGTCGCCGGAAGCCCATCAGCGCACAGGGCAAAGACTCGtctccgccaccaccaccaccaaagaAAGCGGATACTTGCATAACAACTTCCTACAGTAATGATCTCAAGA CAGGTGCGAGCAACACGGCAGCAGCCAAGTCGACGGCCATCTCGCCGAACGGCAGCGGCGTCAGCTGCCTCGACGTCATGGACAACGGCCAGACGAGCAGCGCGGCGGCGGCAGTGGTGGCGCCGACGGCCCTGTCTCTTgccgcgacgccgccgccgctgcacgaGAAGGACGGCAGCCTGGACTCCATGCTGCTGATGCAGCGTCTCCAAGGCCGGCGGGACAACGACGACGATGAAGAGCATCGCCACTTCATCACCTCGCTTGTGATGcagacccagcagcagcagcagcagcacagcggcggcggcgccggcgccggcaacATCTTGTCGTGCTCGTCGGTGTCAGATCAGCAGCAGAACGGCGGCGGCTGCAACGGTTTCTTTGAGGTGGACTTCATCTAG
- the LOC8077204 gene encoding uncharacterized protein LOC8077204 produces MTCGTHSYGLWRVRFSDLSHVQPRRVILPVARLDSGEFKISPLRHCNRKHSHSSPRLHSPMKASTAAGDPSPPPPRRWLSGLVSGAGRLLAAVLDPESSASDTMSSSPDSSQSPPRRDQATADHGIGKCFPSDSHQLNLTGKEIVLKDSGEGSLAVVSEMDPKDAVKQLLMQETYSWSECDALIKIIQERIVDSDDEPAVVLPIAWQANTQQHPVAYSSSLNTSVPAVSNPAYCPVFDNVVEKESMKKSSAVAEGPRTNSHDRIQRAVKRSYSNTGNNTFEESRRIRPKRNKSNSLRSHGVPSKDATANATNAPIGLPEDVRALFKDIPLLGTNNLTFSDLASMGMLDDEPSAVAAGAQHFTSTSCQADWDKCGSGMSYPYSSRNQLEISRVKAEHLGEPVPLETDMTHLVQKNDMRNGSCSVSNKAVLQGDIEAAPSSSMGLQTEKSSRNCSRGFNLQNSIPTKARSPARRTRPPKNGKTVRSWNGPPQQRNPAARQESDTGRVQAKRPVGRPRKAWRFRKVNDTRRLQL; encoded by the exons atgacatgtgggacccatagCTATGGCCTATGGAGAGTACGCTTTTCAGACTTAAGCCACGTGCAACCGCGTCGGGTGATCCTCCCGGTCGCTCGTCTGGACTCTGGAGAATTCAAAATTTCCCCACTTCGGCACTGCAACCGCAAGCACTCCCACTCGTCTCCGCGCCTCCATTCACCAATGAAAGCCTCCACCGCCGCGGGCgatccctcgccgccgccgcctcgccggTGGCTCTCTGGCCTCGTCTCCGGCGCCGGCCGCCTCCTCGCCGCCGTCCTCGACCCGGAATCCTCCGCCTCCGACACCATGTCCTCCTCCCCGGATTCGTCGCAATCGCCACCGCGCCGCGATCAGGCCACTGCcg ATCATGGTATTGGGAAGTGCTTTCCTTCTGACAGTCATCAGCTAAATTTG ACTGGCAAGGAGATTGTTTTGAAAGATTCTGGTGAAGGGTCACTTGCAGTTGTCTCAGAGATGGATCCAAAGGATGCTGTAAAGCAGTTGCTTATGCAGGAAACTTACTCATG GTCGGAGTGTGATGCATTAATAAAGATAATTCAAGAGCGCATTGTGGACTCAGACGATGAACCTGCTGTTGTTCTTCCCATTGCTTGGCAGGCGAACACACAGCAACATCCTGTTGCATACTCTTCAAGTCTGAACACCTCTGTCCCTGCAGTTTCGAATCCTGCTTATTGTCCAGTGTTTGACAACGTTGTTGAGAAGGAATCGATGAAGAAAAGCTCAGCTGTTGCTGAAGGTCCTCGCACCAATAGTCATGACCGGATTCAGCGT GCTGTGAAACGAAGTTATTCTAACACAGGGAACAATACTTTCgaagagtctcgaagaatcagGCCAAAGCGAAACAAATCAAATTCTCTTAGGAGTCATGGAG TTCCATCCAAAGATGCTACTGCTAATGCTACCAATGCACCGATTGGACTTCCAGAAGATGTCAGGGCGCTATTTAAAGATATTCCCCTTCTTGGGACTAATAACCTGACATTTTCTGACTTGGCTTCAATGGGTATGTTGGATGATGAACCCTCTGCTGTAGCTGCTGGTGCTCAACACTTCACTTCAACCTCTTGTCAAGCTGACTGGGATAAATGTGGTTCTGGCATGTCATATCCATATTCTAGTCGG AATCAGCTGGAGATATCTCGTGTCAAGGCAGAACATTTGGGTGAACCTGTCCCTCTTGAGACTGATATGACGCATCTGGTGCAAAAGAATGACA TGCGCAATGGCTCTTGTTCTGTCTCAAACAAAGCTGTGCTTCAAGGTGACATTGAGGCTGCACCGAG CTCATCAATGGGCTTGCAGACAGAAAAGAGCTCCAGAAATTGCAGCAGGGGATTCAACTTGCAGAACAGCATTCCAACGAAGGCAAGGTCACCTGCTAGAAGAACTCGTCCCCCAAAGAACGGTAAGACCGTGAGATCATGGAATGGGCCGCCACAGCAAAGGAACCCAGCGGCGAGACAGGAATCGGACACGGGCCGCGTTCAGGCGAAGAGGCCAGTTGGAAGGCCGAGGAAAGCGTGGAG GTTTCGAAAGGTGAACGATACACGTAGACTACAATTGTAA
- the LOC8077206 gene encoding uncharacterized protein LOC8077206 isoform X2 produces the protein MRKGYFRPSKGYYSGLKDNEFVTRVDTVVQQHNGTGVEHMKIRFRLHSKHADHIDSWVSVAIASKTKEFVINLSGGSRGIFFLRGGRIRRMVGEEPYSFPSQFFSPNNCSHLRCLELWSVSLQLPSDFKGCLNLKSLTLVDVSITDEDVQCILSTCNLLEFLEISYCSMVTSIRMLHPLDRLMHLVVDICRKLQEIELNCSLTTFQYSGRTVPLKFASTSRLTNINVVFLTDQSALSYMVTGFPSTSPRLETLTLYCYEHERTLVPEGPFKFTCLRDLRLDLVFAGKGTRNVDVLDYAYLLEIAPFMEKMELRMWIRWHHQPYCKEDGELRIGLPHQHAHLKYVRISGFFGHKDQVELALHILGSCMVLEKMVITPKLEISTSHFQLSVSEYKQHYVDGHRVATEFVCKADHRNVVNVVKVRTEKLRFIPPGPRDGEDLKRRAVALTTT, from the exons ATGAGGAAAGGTTATTTCAGGCCCTCAAAAGGTTATTATTCAGGCCTCAAGGATAATGAATTTGTTACAAGGGTTGATACAGTCGTTCAGCAGCACAATGGAACAGGGGTTGAACATATGAAAATTAGGTTTCGCTTGCACAGTAAGCATGCAGATCATATTGATAGCTGGGTTAGCGTTGCCATCGCGTCGAAAACAAAGGAATTTGTTATTAATTTATCAGGTGGGTCTAGGGGTATATTTTTCCTTCGGGGTGGGCGGATAAGGCGGATGGTAGGAGAAGAACCATATAGTTTTCCTTCACAGTTTTTCAGCCCCAACAATTGTTCGCACTTGCGGTGTCTGGAGCTTTGGAGTGTGTCTTTGCAGCTGCCTTCTGATTTCAAAGGATGCCTGAACCTCAAGAGTCTTACCTTAGTGGATGTGAGTATCACAGATGAAGATGTTCAGTGTATACTATCTACATGCAATCTTCTGGAGTTTCTTGAGATTTCCTATTGTAGCATGGTTACTAGCATACGAATGCTTCATCCATTGGACCGGCTTATGCATTTGGTAGTGGATATCTGCCGAAAACTGCAAGAAATTGAGCTCAACTGTAGCCTAACAACATTCCAGTACAGTGGCCGCACGGTTCCATTGAAATTTGCTTCAACATCCAGGCTGACAAATATTAATGTTGTGTTCTTGACTGACCAATCTGCCCTTTCCTACATGGTCACTGGTTTCCCAAGTACTTCGCCAAGGCTCGAGACTCTGACCTTATATTGTTATGAGCATGAG AGAACACTTGTACCTGAAGGGCCTTTCAAATTTACTTGTCTACGGGATTTGAGGTTGGATTTAGTTTTCGCTGGCAAAGGAACCAGAAATGTCGATGTCCTTGATTACGCTTATCTCCTGGAGATTGCTCCTTTCATGGAAAAAATGGAGTTGCGT ATGTGGATACGGTGGCACCATCAACCATATTGCAAAGAAGACGGAGAGCTAAGGATTGGTCTCCCACACCAGCACGCCCATCTCAAATATGTTCGTATCAGTGGCTTTTTTGGCCACAAAGACCAGGTGGAGCTGGCACTTCACATCCTTGGCAGTTGCATGGTGCTCGAGAAGATGGTGATCACCCCAAAGCTAGAAATATCAACTAGCCATTTTCAATTATCGGTCTCTGAATATAAGCAGCATTACGTGGATGGCCATCGGGTCGCCACTGAATTTGTCTGCAAAGCAGATCATCGCAATGTTGTTAATGTGGTAAAGGTGCGTACTGAGAAGCTGAGATTCATACCACCTGGCCCCCGTGACGGCGAGGATCTGAAGAGGAGGGCTGTCGCGCTGACGACGACATAG